In Kwoniella newhampshirensis strain CBS 13917 chromosome 4, whole genome shotgun sequence, one DNA window encodes the following:
- a CDS encoding 60S ribosomal protein eL15 produces MGAYKYLTELYTKKQSDVLQFVSRVRCWEYRQLAVIHRASRPSRPDKARRLGYKAKQGYLIYRVRVRRGNRKRPAPKGATYGKPVRQGINHLKFQRGLRATAEERVGKRCGNLRVLNSYWVNQDGVYKYYEVILVDPSHKAIRRDARINWIANPVHKHREARGLTAEGKKNRGLGKGSRHNHQPGRSTWRKHNTLSLRRYR; encoded by the exons ATGGGTGCCTACAAGTATCTCACCGAGCTCTACACCAAGAAGCAATCGGATGTCCTCCAGTTCGTCTCCCGAGTCCGATGCTGGGAGTACCGACAACTCGCCGTCATCCACCGAGCTTCCAGACCCTCTCGACCCGACAAGGCTCGACGATTGGGATACAAGGCCAAGCAGGGTTATTTGATCTACCGAGTCAGAGTCAGGAGGGGAAACAGGAAGAGGCCCGCCCCCAAGGGTGCCACCTACGGTAAACCCGTCAGGCAGGGTATCAACCACCTCAAGTTCCAGAGGGGCTTGAGGGCTACCGCCGAGGAGCGAGTCGGCAAGAGGTGCGGAAACTTGAGAGT TCTCAACTCTTACTGGGTCAACCAGGACGGTGTCTACAAGTACTACGAGGTCATTCTCGTCGA CCCCTCTCACAAGGCTATTCGACGTGATGCCCGAATCAACTGGATCGCCAACCCCGTCCACAAGCACCGAGAGGCTCGAGGTCTCACCGCCgagggcaagaagaacCGAGGTCTCGGCAAGGGCTCCAGGCACAACCACCAGCCCGGACGATCTACCTGGAGGAAGCACAACAC TCTCTCTCTCCGACGATACCGATAA
- a CDS encoding TATA-box-binding protein, with translation MSGLALPSKAGPSNAQPPREEDTLAGEGEVLKRPAQKVVASVPEITAVQGLVPTLQNIVATVNLECRLDLKTIALHARNAEYNPKRFAAVVMRIRDPKTTALIFASGKMVVTGAKSEDDSRLASRKYARIIQKLGFDAKFAEFKIQNIVGSCDVKFPIRLEGLAFSHGAFSSYEPELFPGLIYRMMKPKVVLLIFVSGKIVLTGAKVREEIYMAFNQIYSVLVEFRKEA, from the exons ATGTCAGGCCTCGCTCTCCCTTCTAAAGCCGGTCCATCCAACGCCCAACCACCCCGAGAGGAAGATACGCtagcaggagaaggggaggtgTTGAAGCGACCTGCGCagaaggtggtggcgaGTGTTCCGGAGATAACGGCGGTGCAGGGTCTGGTCCCGACTTTACA AAATATTGTCGCGACTGTCAACTTGGAATGCCGACTGGATTTGAAGACTATCGCGCTTCATGCTCGAAATGCCGAATATAAcccgaag CGTTTCGCTGCCGTCGTCATGCGTATTCGAGATCCCAAAACCACAGCGCTCATCTTCGCTTCGGGCAAGATGGTCGTCACCGGTGCCAAATCCGAGGACGATTCACGACTTGCCTCTCGTAAATACGCTCGAATCATCCAGAAACTCGGTTTCGATGCCAAATTCGCAGAGTTCAAAATCCAAAACATCGTGGGCAGTTGTGATGTCAAATTCCCGATTAGATTGGAAGGATTGGCGTTCAGTCACGGCGCTTTCAGCAGTTATGAgccagag TTGTTCCCTGGTCTCATCTATCGTATGATGAAGCCGAAagtcgtcctcctcatcttcgtctctgGCAAAATCGTTCTCACAGGAGCAAAAGTTCGAGAGGAGATTTATATGGCGTTCAACCAGATCTACTCGGTATTGGTCG AATTCCGAAAAGAAGCCTAG
- a CDS encoding 60S ribosomal protein uL11 → MPPKFDPSEVKIIYLRATGGEVGASSALAPKIGPLGLSPKKVGEDIAKATGDWKGLRVTVQLTIQNRQAAVSVVPSASSLVIKALKEPPRDRKKEKNIKHSGNVPLDQIYDIARKMAHKSFAKNLSGGVREILGTAHSVGCTVDGKNPHDIIVAIQEGELIVPDE, encoded by the exons ATGCCCCCCAAGTTCGACCCCAGTGAGGTTAAG ATCATCTACCTCCGAGCAACCGGTGGTGAGGTCGGtgcttcttccgctttgGCTCCCAAGATCGGTCCTCTTGGTTTG TCCCCCAAGAAGGTCGGAGAAGATATTGCAAAGGCTACTGGTGACTGGAAGGGTCTCCGAGTGACTGTCCAATTGACCATCCAAAACAG ACAAGCCGCCGTCTCCGTCGTTCCCTCCGCCTCTTCCCTTGTCATCAAGGCTCTCAAGGAGCCCCCAAGggacaggaagaaggagaagaacatcAAGCACTCTGGTAACGTCCCTCTCGACCAAATCTACGAC ATCGCACGAAAGATGGCCCACAAGTCATTCGCTAAGAACCTTTCCGGTGGTGTCCGAGAAATCCTCGGTACCGCCCATTCTGTCGGATGTACCGTTGACGGCAAGAACCCCCacgacatcatcgttgCTATTCAGGAAGGAGAGCTCATCGTCCCTGACGAGTAG